The following is a genomic window from Rhinatrema bivittatum chromosome 12, aRhiBiv1.1, whole genome shotgun sequence.
CGGATGTACATTTCAGTTTACTAAGCACATTTGCATAGTAGAAATGCCATTAATGTGACAGCTTTACGCCATCATTTAGCACGGTTAGCCACATAACATGCTGGTAttcaaacacaatgcatgcaggtTTGAGGTTCCAGCTCTTCCTTGTGTTTGTATATCTGCTGTGTTTGAATAGGCTGAAAAGTACGCACATCCTTTGCCAGTTAGGTGccctgttaaaaaaacaaaacaaaacaaacaaagaacCCCATGTGTCTGATTGCTCTGTATTCCTCGTATGATTCACCTATGAGCCACCTAtcatttttctctcattctttgtTTGCAACTGAGAGTATGTTTATAGGACCGCATGCTGGCATGTGACCAGTGATGCTGCTTTAAAGCTGAGCCATTGTAAAGTTGTCAACTCAACCCCCTTGTTATCGTCAAATCGTCTAATGCTTTTTTTACACTTGTCTATAAGGTTAGACCCGAGCAGTACCAACCCCACATTAAGTGATACTTTCAACGATGGTGCTTCCAGCCGGACCAGTGCTTATACCAGGAGAGAGAACCGCCTAGCTTCCCTCAGCAGTAGAACAGACGACGGTGACAAGGATTATAAGAAAGTAATTTTCTCCTTCCCATTGCTGTGTTGATTCTAGCTTTTATCTTGTTGGcagctgccttggaggagatcAACTGCTGTTTCATTAACTTATTCATCTTAGATGATCAGTGATATACTGGAGGGGGTTACTGGGAGCCCCTTgtgtaaattattttatggaaAGTTGGTCTCGCCAGTGGGTGCAGAACTGGTGAGAGTCCCTCGATCGGATATTGGCAACAACCTTGGATTCTGCTGATTATATTTCAAATGCACAAAATGCCTACTATGGGCATTTAAAAAGGATTAGGCCTATGTCTTTAACATAGGACAGCATTCACAGGACCCCCTAGCCCTACATTCTTCTTTACAAACACCAGGCAAGCCTCATTCCTTGCATTGTTGCTAAGGTCTCAGTTTAGCAACCCTCTCCTACAGATACCAAGTAAGGCGCACATGCCATTACAACTTCCTCTACCATATACAAGGGCTCCATCACTGAGTCACCTGAATGTAATCGGCTTTAAAATGTCACataagatggaatataaatttaaaaaatcgcTCTATATATTACTACCTTGCATTCCCAgtagtcattagggatgtgcattcattggtcaTTCGTTTCATGGTTCGTGTGTTTGTTTTCCATTATACGAGCACAGATACGCATGTACTgcgaaacgaatgaaacgaatgcacatccctattagtcaTGCCATAACAGAGCAGAGTAGCAGCCTAGTGATTAGGGCTGCAAACCAAGggagccaggattcaaatcctgctgacgcTCCTTATGACCTTGCTTCTGGAACAAACTtaagattgtgagctctctgagGACAGGTGAATAGTATAGTACCTgattataatccactttgaagtgactgaaaggcagaatatgaaaCCAAATTATTAAATTAATAAAGGTATCCTCAGTATTGAGATCAGATTATGTGAAACTTTTGAACATTTCCTTTTGGAAAGGAGAGAGGTGTCTGCCTCTGGGGTCTGAAAGTTAGGAGTTCAGATCTAGCCTGACATTGCATTTTGTCTTCCTGAGGTAGTTGGAATGTGCAGCTCTTGTAAATTGGTGATTACATTACCACATATTTCTAAGATAGTACAAGTATCTGGATATGATACGttcaataaatacaattttatttgATTATAGAACTGGTGACTTTGGCTGAAAAACAGTTTAGCCTTGTTCTGTTTGTTTACAGCAGACAAGTGCTTTTGGACTTCACAGAAGTAGCAGCGCATCAATTTCTAGGACAGTTCAACGAATCTGTTgtgaaatatgttataaaaaatGTTTGGTGGCATCTTTAGCAATCACTTGCTGGTTTTCTGTTTCCCTGCTCCAGCTTTATGAGAATGCTGTTTCTGAGAATGAAAAATTGAAAGCAAAACTACGAGATGCCAAACTGGAACTGGCAGATATAAAATCCAAGCTGGAGAAAGCGGCTCAGGTAAGAGAAGCTCTTTCAAGGTACTGTGCAAGCGTGAGGTGACTCTTAATCATGCAGCCTtgtccccgccccctccctccctccaccaatcCGGTGCTGCTTCCCTGAGCGTATGCATCCCATATATGTGACCAGGTAAATGACATTAATGGTGCACTTCCTCCGTCTGCCCTTATTGGTGGCTGACCaggaatgtgtgtgtaattttTACATACAAGGGAAATGAATCATTAATTCCCATATACAGTATCTTAAGCTGATATTCTGCAGCCTTTTATAGGACTTTAAAGTGTGTTGTAATAGTGAGCGGTATCTTAGTCCAGCACACTTTAGTTAGAAGGAAACAATGAAAATGATGACATTTCTGGTCAGACAAGAGGGAGTCTCCCAGGGTAAAGGAAGAGTTGAATTTTCTGTTTCTCCCTGCCTTTTGAGTCTCAGCACGCACCGTGACATGACGTGTGTCATAGATGTACCCGTTGATGAAGGGAATGGAAGCTCTCCCTGGGTCAGTGCCGTGGCCTCATGGAGGCATTATCTTCCCGGAGACTGGGGTTCGGTTCCTGACCTGTCCTCTGCTCATCAGTGAGCCCCCCCAccaaaggggggtggagggagggagggagggaggcagggcagACCAGCCATTTCACAGCAGCGCCACTTGCAGGTGGGGGTTCAGAATGCACGTGCACTGGACTTTGAAGAGAGCCCCGCCCCCTCCTTACAATGGCAGGGTTATAAGAGGAGGGTAGGGTCCAAtcaaggagtggggggggggggggggggggggggaggaatctggTGCCAGCGAATGATCTATGGTGGCTTAGCATCGGGCTATACCGTCGTCATTGGCAGAGAGCAGGGGTGGGGCTGGGAGGTGTGTGGAGGAAAGTGTAAACCAGgccccaaagtgaaaaaaaaaaacaaaacaaaaaacagcaaggagcagcagctgtATCTCTCCTCTAACATGTGGCATTTTTCAGCTTAGATTCCAGCTCCCGGTGACCTGCAGAAAGAACGCATGCCTGACCTCGGTGCTTTGAATAGATTCCATGAAGCTACCGGTTTGGGTTTAAGAGCAAGGCAGACCCTACCTAACCTGTCCAGTGCTACTGCAGGGgtgaaataaaaaaacccaaaaacatccTCCCTCTGGGACTGGTCTACTGATACTGTTCTTTCCTGGTGTAGTCACAAATAAAGCAATGATCTGGAATACCTTAAAATCATTGTGCAGCTCTTTCCTTGGTCTCCAGAGCTCATAGGGTGGTGTGGGTAAAGCCTTTTGTGCAGGGGCGGCCTTGGAGTCCCTGCACGACTGCCGTGGTGAGGACTCCTGCTCGCTGTTTCAGGAGCTGGCAGGGCGCTTCGAAGGCCTTGCCGTTGCAGGAGTTCGGGTTCGGCTCTGGGGGAGGCGTGGACGGGAAGGAAGGATGACTTGTGTGCTGTAGGAGccagcctcccctcccctatGCACGATCGAGAGGGCACGAAAAGATGCCGTGGTGCTGGGTCTTGGCTTATCTGCTGTGGCAAGCAGTATGCTGGGTGATAGACCTTTGTAAAATCCATTGATTGGTTTCCCAAATATTAATACCTCTACAGCAGAAGCGATTTTAAATAGTTATAATTGCCAATTGTAATCATAAACTTGGTACCCTTACTGGCCTTTTACACCTTGTGGTCTCAGATATTTGTAGTCATGTGTTTGACCCGCTATGGCCTAACTGCCCCATGACAAAATAAATCCAAACCACCCCAGCCACTGCTTTAAACGTGAGAGCTATGGGGAAGAGGTGCAGAGGGAGGGCAAAGCACAGGGCCACGGAGGGGAAATGAGCTCCGAAATTGTACTTAATGCTGGTGCTTCCACAAGCTCCTCGCAGCTCTGCTTGTGTCTTTCCAGTGATGCCAGCCCAGAGGGTAGAGTTTAAACGGTTACGGTATATAGTAAggtagtaatgacggcagaaaaggaccaaatggtccatccagcctgcccggCCAGCTGCTTCcggtagcatctgctgcgccctgcaggtcacccccatgtacTGATGCTTCCCCAAGtaacagtaaaagcaaaacattgTGATGACTATTAAAACATCGATGGGACTTTGCATTGCAGCAGGGGGGTAGGCACCTCTTGTCCTCGAGCGCAGCAAAcggctctggttttcaggatatccacagtgaatgtgcacaaggtgtatttgcatgcaatagaGGTAGCACATGCAAACGTCTGTCATTTGTACGCACTGCCTGTACTGCATGCAAATACAGCTCGtgcacattcactgtggatatcctgaaaaccagcccgGTGTGCTGCGCTCGAGGACAAGAGGTGCCCATCCTTGCGTTTCTCTGGTAACCGTATTGTACACCAGGCAGCGCGGAAAAGTTGTATTCTGTTTTATGGATGCGGAGAGAACTAAGATTTCTTTTGTGCCAATTTGGCAAGCTCATTGGCActaaatacaaatttttttaaaattaccctcgtTTTACTATCTGACAGTTCTTtccaaataacaaaaaatatctTTCTTTGAAACCTACAGATGTCACTGTTATGtacatattaaaaaacaaaaaaaatagctcTAGCTGGTGGGTGAGCCATTTTGTTAAATGTGTATTGCACACAGGTGTCGAATGGGTCCCAGCAGGGCCTGTGATGCCATTCGAGATGAGGTTAGTAGCATGAGCCAGTCAAAAtgtagggtgggtgggtgtgtgtgtgtgtgtgtgtgatgtcatTGTCACTCTCGCATCTATCAGGGGGATTTCCTTGAAAGGGGTTTGAAAACGGCTTAGGTTTTGTAGAGGGTTGGTGCAGCTTGTCCATTCCTGTGGTATTGTGAATTAGCCGCTCAGTGCAAGGTTAGTAGAACCTAATCTttgttacaaaaaataaaataaacaaactggtTGCGGGCTGCATCATTtcttctttatttccattctTAACACTAGCACACTTCTTTGTTAAAAtggtttcttgtttgtttttctgcagAAACAAGATAAATCCTTGGATAGGTCGTCAGTGCTAGAGACAGAAAAAAGGGTGAGCTGTTTTTTATGTAAAgggtttgtttttctcttttttttttttttttttttaacatttcagaCTTGATGTACTGTGTTAAAAAATGGATTCAGTAAGTCATCGGAGGCATTGTTTTGAGCTGGGACAAAATGTGCATCCTCTctcccctggccccgcccccaaaatccGGTCAGCAACAGCTAGCGAGATTACCGTGGATCGCTGTGAACGAAAAGACAAAGCTGGAAACAATAGTTAGGCAGAGTAAGAAGCGTCAGCTGGCTGTCCAAACATCTCAAAATTGCACACGCAATTGTGCTGGATGTGATTTTGGAGGGAGCTATAGAGGTCCTGAAGAGCAGCTGGATTCTTCCTGCACGTTGATGCTGTGTATCGGGCCTACATAGGTAGTACCTGAGATGAGCCGGGGCCGATGGTATCGCACAAGGAAGCGAATCAGATGCCCGTGGGCCCCACCGCCCTTATCTGTTGCCATATTCTATGCAGTATGTACTTGGGCTTTTGGGACCACATGGCGCCCTCTTTACGTGGCGCCCAGAAAAGGGTGGGAGAGTGTTGAACTGCATCTTACcttgcttccctagctcttcttccCTGTAGCTGTAGATTGTAGGAATCAGGCAGAAGCAAACTAAGctgtggaggcaggggaagaggggaTACCAAAATCTCCAATGGCCATTTTATTGGCTAAAATTCAAAGCTTGTTGCTTCTTCAACCAAGGAAAATGGGGTCTTTTTGAAGGCCTaattgttatttttatattttgggggGTAGGGGGGTAGTTCGTAAAGTAATTAtgccttttctatttttttttttttttgttattgttggtCTTCCTGATGGCCCGTTTTCCTTAGATTTTACAGGGGactatattctgtgattttgttagCGGACTGAAAATGTTATCTATTGCCTGATGTTTTCTCTTGAAAACAGGAGAAGAGAGCCCTGGAGAGGAAATTGTCTGAGATGGAGGAAGAGCTAAAGGTACGGAGGACCTGATTTTCTTGGTCCTGGGAATGTATGACTCATGTCGGTATGACATTGCCTCAAGGGTGGTTATGACTGCTCTTGTATCAGCTACATGTGTTGTGGGTTTCGCTGTATGACACCTGGAGCTCATGCAAACTTTGTGCTCCATGGGCAGCCTGAAATGAATGATGTTCCCTCTTACAAACCGTGGGAGGAGATGTTAAAGCAGATGCCACGTAGTTGTTGAAGAAATAGACTAGGCTGAAATTCTCCCCCCAAGGAATCATAGCACTTCACGCTCTGAGGAGAAATTCTCCATAATTCCAGATCTAGAGCACATTATGGATTTTAAGTTTgctccataagaacatgctacCCTTGGCTAGAAAGTCAAGAGCTGGGCTAGCTTAGGCAGCCCACCGGGGCAAAACGAGTGGAGATTCAAAGTGATTGATTTGGTTGCTTCCTGGAGATATGTGGAGCTGTTGTTGGCTACCATAAGGCCTGATCAGGTAAGGTTAGAACCATGAAGACAAATATGTAGGAAAGTAAGAGAAACTTCCAGGCTCCTTGTGCTCGTGTTTTGACATCTCCGGTGTTTCTGCTTTCTCTGATCTTTTATTTATGGTTCCCAGAACACTCTGCTTACTCGAGATATAAATGCTTCAGGCTTTGCATTACTCTTCAAACTCACATGCAGCAACTGGTGATGTTCAGCCTGTTGGATCTgttctttcatttttcttctttatcaATGAGCAGCTACAAAGCCCCATTATACTATATGAGGTTGATATGGGAGGTTCAGCAGCACCTCCTCTCTTGCTTGGTGGCCTTGCGCCATTTTGGATCTTCGTGGAAGTAAACTGGGCCGTTGCTGTACTGTTGATAGTGAGCTTGTGCCAGCCTCATCCTGAGGCATCCAAAGCATGACTGTGGCATTAGCAGAGTAACTTTCTGGGGCTAAGTTGtttaaggggggaaaaaaaaaggcacagaggAAAGCTTCGCTGCTGGGTGGCTAAGGAAATGCTTGTAACGCAGAACCTTTGCTGGTGTGCTTTTTCCATCCAAAGAAATATGGCACCGAGCCGCAGTGCTTTCAGCGATTGCCTTCTTTTATTCCTTCGGAAAGGCAAAGCATGAGAAGAAGCCCTTTTGTTCTTTTGCTGAAACGCTGTGGAAGCATATTGCAGCCTCTTAGTCATGTGCCGTCGGTCCTTAAATTGCGTGTTAAGATCAGGTAGGGATGACGGCATAATGCTGGGCTATTCTTCCTCAGCGGTTTGAGCCATGCCAGACTTCACTTTTAATTTAAATCGCCACCCCTGAAGTTGGGCAGATTCTGTTCTCTCTTTTACCTCTGAAGGGTAATTAAGCTCCTAGCAAAACCTGGGAGATTTAAAGGCCACATCTGTGCTTCTCTGGCACAAGGGTACTAGATGGCCCTAgacaaatctcccccccccccttacacaccTGCCTATCAGCAGCAGCTCTGAcacagcatccccccccccctcatcctctGCTAGGTTCTGCCTCCCCCTCTTTGCCCCCTAGTCAACGGTGCCCAGCAGCCCTTCCCTTTATATACCCCCTagcatctctcctcctcccccactatcctcctctcttctcctcctccctccctgcccagtaCACCAGCATCGCTCCAATCTCTTTTCCCCCTGTTTGCAGTGCCAGCAACCTTTCTCCACCCCCTGCCTGCCCAGAATTCCTCTCGGTCTTTCCTTGCCACCCTCGGCCTGCCTAGCATGCCCTTTCTCACTGCCTGCCCAGCACCTTTTCTCCCCAACTCCCCCATCCAgtttcctctctgtctcctccctCTACACCTACCCCAGCATCCAGTCCCTTCTGTCATGGTGCTGCGCCTTCAAAGTTGGTAGACTGCATGTGACAGGGTCTTTTGCGGGGGGAGGGTTGTCACCCCGCTCCATCTCCAGATTTAGCaccctaggtgaccacctagtttgcctaatggaagaactGGCCCTGACCATAAGCAGGTCACTTAACCCACTGTGCAAGCTCCTTCAGGCAGGAACCCTATAAGTgtattttgtacagtgctgtgttcACAGACAGTCCTGTATGAATGTTAAGTACTATTATGAAGCCAAGAAACCAAAATAACCAAAAAGCCAAGAGCAAAATAGGTTGTACAGTGGCTTTTCCAGGAACTTCTGCGTTGAGCTGTAGGGGTTTACAAGAGGGAATTAGCCTGCTGGGTGTTTTCACTGGCAGGCATTTTGACAGAGCTTTCTGTGGAATGTGTAGGAGTTTCTTGACTCGGTCTGAATGGTGCACTGCAGCTTTCCTTGGAGGTGTGTGGTCTGCACTTTTGAGATACAGGACATGCCGGATCTGTTCGAGGCCCTCCCCCCATTCATTGGCTTACCCAGCTCTGCTTTGGTGGTCATGTTCCTGCTCTCCAGGAACTCAGCAGCCTTCTGCGCTCCTTGCCCCCGATGAGCAGCAAATCTGTTTGTGTGGCCTGCGTCCACAGGCTTTCTTGACATCCTGTAAAATCCCAGCCCTGCCCTGTGCCAATACATCTCTGCCTTTCCCTGCATTGTGCCTTTGAGAACAAGCGAACGAAAGAGATAACTATAAAGTTGGActgattgcctttttttttttttttttattgtcttcTCCCCACAGATTTTAACAGATTTGAAATCAGACAACCAAAGGCTGAAAGATGAGAATGGAGCCCTAATCAGAGTCATCAGCAAACTCTCCAAATAGCAAGCCCAacggaaagagagagagaggtttcttTGCACAAAAGGCAGGCTTCACTTCTTtttcccaccccccactcctGCAGAGAAAAGTCCCGCTGCCATGTCAGATGCGGAATGAGGGCTGCAGCTGATTTTCTCTGCCTTTTCCACTCGCAGTACAttcctgctgctcttcccagATGTCACACTGACAGCTCAGCATTTCTTTTAAAGCCCCCATGTCActtccacatcccccccccctcccccttcgaGAGTTGGAGGACAGGAAAAGACAAATGCTACCAGCCTAATTCCTGGCCGTCGTAAGACTTTAGTTCAGCTGTGGCTTTCTCTCACGCTTCCCAGTTCATACTGGCCCTTGTCGTCCTGCCTGCTCTCTGCTGCCGTGACATTACGGTTCAGACATGGATTACTGACTCCCCGGCTCAGTGCGTTCTGCAAACGTTGGACTACAGGGACCAGAATCCATTGCCAAGGGAGGCCAGGGGTGAATCTTACCCTGTAATTAATATATCTGAGGACCTGATTTGCGATTCCCCCGAACCCCTTCCCTACCTGGCTTCCCACAACCGATCTCGGAACTGCCACAAGGACTTTTTGAATATAATgtttgaaaaccagaaaaagTGACTGTTAAAACCCTATTTGAAAGACTAAAAAAAAGATGGCTGTTTTGCACCACTGTTTCATTTTAATTGAATTCTAGTCACCAGtacttttatttgtttgttttggaggTCTCTcttgtttttgctttgttttctaaCTTAATTTTCCGTAGCCGTGTGTCTAGGAGCCTGCTCTGCCACCTCCCTGTCCGCAGACGTCCCAGGCCTTGCCTAGCACCCAAGCTCGTACATCTCTGCACCTAACCCAGCGGATGTCATTTTTGTCCGAAGCGTTCAGGTGGTTACTAGATTCTGAGCAGAGGCGTGGATCGACGGTGTCGGAGGTCACCACCCCAGCACCCGCTCTGTCTTCTCTTGGTCAGGTATCCTGGCACTGGGATGGGGATCCTAGCcggttattttttcttttctgggaTTTGGCTGTCCTTTCGTATTTCCAACATAGAAAGGGTTATCTATTGCCTTGGCTTGCTGATGGGCAAAAACAGCAAGGGGGGGGGATGAAATGGCGTCTTACGAGCAGGATTTGTTTCTACAGCAATTCATAAACTGAATAGAAAGCTTTCAGTCCCAGCAGTCTGATTAATTAGGGCATTGAACTCCTCGAAATACCCCACTAAATGAATTGCGTGCTTGCTTCTTGGAATAGTAACGTTTGCCTTCAGCATGGCATTTGCTGTCACCTAATGCCCTGTCTCGGGTTCTTTGACCTTTCACCTCCTGCAGATGAGGTATTAAATGTGAGTAAATGCCCTCTCCAGAAAGAAGGTTTTCTTAAGTGCGTATAACGTGAGCTGACAGCTGAAATCTGTAGTTCCATCTATAGAGCAGctccagcacaggcagcagcagtgcagactTTCTGTCACCCATGGAACAGGTACAGCGAGAGCAGCAGCAAATCAAGTCACACAGGTAGcacagtacagaaaagcagagcaCAGGCAGCTGCGGTGCAAAGTTCTCTCTCGCCCATACTGTCGCGCTGAGGAACGGATTTGGCAAGGGCTGTAATGGTGCAAgccacacacactctacagaaaAGGTACGGCACAGACAATTGAAATGCAGTCTTCCCCCATCTCAGAACTGGTAAAGCATGAGGGCAAACATCCAAGCTTcctacacacaggcacacacccaCCACAGGAAGTACAGTATGGACAGCAGCAGGGTaagcctcacatacacacacacacacacacactgcccgaAACACAGAGCAGGTATAGCAGGGGCAGAAGCAGTGCAAGCTTTCCACACACCgtccaccacaggacaggtacagaaGAGGCAGCTatggcacacacaagcacacaccgACCCATCGCAGGGCAGTAACGGTGTACATTTCACAGAGAGCagggcagcggcagtgcaagcttcccttcCCTTGCGTTGGGAAAACAATTCAAGCCTCAGTACCGAAAGACGCCAGTGATTCTGATTTGAGCATTTGTTAAAGTTCACGTTTaatcttttgtttgtttaaattcatcTCTTCTAGTTGCTGCTTCAGTGAGGTTAAATCACTCTGTCATCAGGCACTAAACAGCTGGTTAGTGCCTCATGATGTGATTTCCACTGATGCAAGGTTTGGAAGCAGTCACATGAGCTGTCCGATTCAGccactttataaaatcatgaagcaCAATCATGTTAGTATGTGCACAGCTATATTTAGACAATTAGTTGGTATCGGGTAAATACTGACCTAGCCACTGTTGAATCGGCTACAGAAAGGGCCTTAGGCTTTGCTGTTTCACTGTCCTGTGCAGTGTAGAGAGTGTGAAATGAGGAGGGTGGTATGCACAGGTATGAGTGGAGGTCAGAGCAGCCATGCAAGGCCAGTTCAAGGACACGTCATAATTCAGTGCTGTGACATACCAGAGGGATGCCTGGACTCTGTATAAAACACAGAACTGTTGTCCCTGTCTTTTTTTTATCAGTGGTTTGGTAGAAACTGGGAGTAAGAGCCATCTAGGcttactctctcttttttttttttttttttttttttaattgaaatgatGCATCTTATTTTAATTCTTACAAATCACTGCAGTTAAATGTTGACTCTGCTCTTTTTTTGCCCTGCACAGTTGCGCCTCTGTCTACGGACTGAGGCACAAAGGAAGGAGTAGATGTGATGATTAATTAATGTAGGTTAAGGGCAATTATTAAAATGCCAATAGAATCCAGAAACTGAATTGTAGCAGACACTGGATGTAAGAGGGTGGAGATGAGACCCATTCTCTGCTTTTGTAGTGTCTTATT
Proteins encoded in this region:
- the LOC115073711 gene encoding protein phosphatase 1 regulatory subunit 12B-like isoform X1, whose protein sequence is MSSLYSRSKDFPRSRKSQSDSPPSSPSPTAKTFKHERLPRLDPSSTNPTLSDTFNDGASSRTSAYTRRENRLASLSSRTDDGDKDYKKLYENAVSENEKLKAKLRDAKLELADIKSKLEKAAQKQDKSLDRSSVLETEKREKRALERKLSEMEEELKILTDLKSDNQRLKDENGALIRVISKLSK
- the LOC115073711 gene encoding protein phosphatase 1 regulatory subunit 12B-like isoform X3, yielding MGGKDDTEPDVVEVKEARHERLPRLDPSSTNPTLSDTFNDGASSRTSAYTRRENRLASLSSRTDDGDKDYKKLYENAVSENEKLKAKLRDAKLELADIKSKLEKAAQKQDKSLDRSSVLETEKREKRALERKLSEMEEELKILTDLKSDNQRLKDENGALIRVISKLSK
- the LOC115073711 gene encoding protein phosphatase 1 regulatory subunit 12B-like isoform X2; its protein translation is MQKNQRKVLQPTDFRGLRTYQRPESFTRNPWHERLPRLDPSSTNPTLSDTFNDGASSRTSAYTRRENRLASLSSRTDDGDKDYKKLYENAVSENEKLKAKLRDAKLELADIKSKLEKAAQKQDKSLDRSSVLETEKREKRALERKLSEMEEELKILTDLKSDNQRLKDENGALIRVISKLSK